One stretch of Amycolatopsis sp. NBC_00345 DNA includes these proteins:
- a CDS encoding ferredoxin: MKVLIDQDRCVGAGQCVLAAPEVFDQREEDGVVVLLQENPPAELHEQVREAAQICPALAIELAD, encoded by the coding sequence ATGAAGGTGCTCATCGACCAGGACCGGTGCGTCGGGGCGGGACAGTGCGTCCTGGCCGCGCCGGAGGTGTTCGACCAGCGCGAGGAAGACGGCGTCGTCGTGCTGCTGCAGGAGAACCCGCCCGCGGAGCTGCACGAGCAGGTCCGTGAAGCGGCCCAGATCTGCCCGGCGCTGGCCATCGAGCTGGCCGACTGA
- a CDS encoding cytochrome P450: MSEALSDAPEFPMVRGRRPFDPPPELDRRLHDEPVSRVKIWDGSEPWLLTRYEDVRAMLADARVSADTSKAGYPPQSPGIAARRKRAKAFITMDEPEHGAQRRLLTGDFMVKKMERLRPRIQKIVDDLIDDMLAGPKPADLVQAFALPVPSLVICELLGVPYADRAFFHRVSKVLISKDTPPAESLAALEELLAYLGGLVKQKLTDPADDVLSRLATEQVATGAMTVDDVAAMGQLLLVAGHETTANMIALGTAALLEHPDQLAAVRDGDPALVANAVEELLRYLTIVHTGRRRVALEDMEIGGHEIRKGDGLIAASDIANRDEKAFPDPDKLDVTRKARHHVAFGYGVHQCLGQPLARVELQVVYSTLYRRIPTLKLAAPVEELKFKHDMVVYGLHALPVTW, encoded by the coding sequence ATGTCGGAGGCCCTGTCCGACGCGCCCGAGTTCCCGATGGTGCGCGGGCGCCGCCCGTTCGACCCGCCGCCGGAGCTCGACCGCCGGCTGCACGACGAGCCGGTGTCCCGCGTGAAGATCTGGGACGGCAGCGAGCCGTGGCTGCTCACGCGCTACGAAGACGTCCGGGCGATGCTCGCCGACGCGCGGGTCAGTGCCGACACCTCGAAGGCCGGTTATCCGCCGCAGTCGCCCGGCATCGCGGCGCGCCGCAAGCGGGCCAAGGCGTTCATCACCATGGACGAGCCGGAGCACGGCGCCCAGCGACGGCTGCTCACCGGTGACTTCATGGTGAAGAAGATGGAGCGGCTGCGGCCGCGGATCCAGAAGATCGTCGACGACCTGATCGACGACATGCTGGCCGGCCCGAAGCCCGCCGACCTGGTGCAGGCCTTCGCGCTGCCGGTGCCGTCGCTGGTGATCTGCGAGCTGCTCGGCGTGCCCTACGCGGACCGCGCGTTCTTCCACCGGGTCAGCAAGGTCCTGATCTCCAAGGACACTCCGCCGGCGGAGTCGCTGGCCGCGCTGGAGGAGCTGCTCGCGTACCTCGGCGGGCTGGTCAAGCAGAAGCTGACCGACCCGGCTGACGACGTGCTGAGCCGGCTCGCGACGGAGCAGGTCGCGACCGGCGCGATGACCGTGGACGACGTCGCGGCGATGGGGCAGCTGCTCCTCGTCGCGGGCCACGAGACCACGGCCAACATGATCGCGCTCGGCACCGCGGCGCTGCTGGAGCACCCGGACCAGCTGGCCGCGGTCCGCGACGGCGACCCCGCGCTCGTCGCCAACGCCGTGGAGGAGCTGCTGCGCTACCTCACCATCGTCCACACCGGACGGCGGCGCGTGGCGCTGGAGGACATGGAGATCGGCGGACACGAGATCCGCAAGGGCGACGGCCTGATCGCCGCCTCGGACATCGCGAACCGTGACGAGAAGGCGTTCCCGGACCCGGACAAGCTCGACGTCACCCGCAAGGCGCGCCACCACGTGGCGTTCGGGTACGGCGTGCACCAGTGCCTGGGGCAGCCGCTGGCCCGGGTCGAGCTGCAGGTCGTGTACAGCACGCTGTACCGCCGCATCCCGACGCTCAAGCTGGCCGCGCCGGTCGAGGAGCTGAAGTTCAAGCACGACATGGTTGTCTACGGGTTGCACGCGCTTCCCGTGACCTGGTGA
- a CDS encoding MSMEG_1061 family FMN-dependent PPOX-type flavoprotein yields MSDIPARTAADDYASIDHTRLREIIGQPMRFIAEKKEPALGEFLVRFIAHSTFFCLATTDSESNLDISPKGDPPGSVKVLDPWTLALPERPGNRLADSFENILRNPSVALLFFVPGMRETLRVNGRATVSDDPALLRQLSAGGKPALLATVVRVEEAFTQCGKALIRAHLWEGDDRGLTEALTLGGGFYNLMIAQEAAKMADALGGVVGSIREIAEEDYRANLV; encoded by the coding sequence ATGTCTGACATCCCCGCCCGCACGGCCGCCGACGACTACGCGTCCATCGACCACACCCGGCTGCGCGAGATCATCGGCCAGCCGATGCGGTTCATCGCGGAGAAGAAAGAGCCGGCGCTGGGTGAGTTCCTGGTGCGGTTCATCGCGCACAGCACGTTCTTCTGCCTCGCGACCACCGACTCGGAGTCCAATTTGGACATCAGCCCGAAGGGCGACCCGCCGGGCTCGGTGAAGGTGCTGGACCCGTGGACGCTCGCCCTGCCGGAGCGGCCGGGCAACCGGCTGGCGGACTCGTTCGAAAACATCCTGCGTAACCCGTCGGTGGCACTGCTGTTCTTCGTGCCGGGTATGCGGGAAACCCTGCGGGTCAACGGCCGCGCCACCGTCTCCGACGACCCCGCCCTGCTGCGGCAGCTGAGCGCGGGCGGCAAACCGGCGCTGCTGGCCACCGTCGTGCGCGTCGAGGAGGCCTTCACCCAGTGCGGCAAGGCCCTGATCCGCGCCCACCTCTGGGAAGGCGACGACCGCGGCCTCACCGAAGCCCTCACCCTCGGCGGCGGCTTCTACAACCTGATGATCGCCCAGGAGGCCGCCAAGATGGCCGACGCGCTCGGCGGCGTGGTCGGCTCCATCCGGGAGATCGCGGAGGAGGACTACCGGGCCAACCTGGTCTGA
- a CDS encoding AAA family ATPase: protein MLTTLAVENYRSLRDLVLPLSRLTVVTGANGSGKSSLYRALRLLADAARNGAVAALAREGGLPSTLWAGPESVGRAVREGRAPVQGTVRTKPLALRLGFSGDEYGYALDLGMPTPVDSLFDLDPEFKRECVWSGPVLRPSGLLADRAGPVVRTRGETGAWSGDSHRIGLTDSMLSEFADPRASPELLVLRERIRSWRFYDQFRTDPGAPARQSRIGTRTPVLHHDGTDLAATLQTIYEVGDRDGLATAVDDAFPGSRLVVDSVGGRLELCFHQHGLLRPLSAPELSDGTLRYLLWVAALLSPRPPELLVLNEPETSLHPDLLPALAALITRAAKTTQLVVVSHARPLVHALETIAPDVTTLELAKEFGATIVEGQGRLDQPAWHWPKR from the coding sequence GTGTTGACCACTCTGGCCGTCGAGAACTACCGCTCGCTGCGCGACCTCGTGCTGCCGCTGTCCCGGCTCACCGTGGTGACCGGCGCCAACGGGAGCGGGAAATCAAGCCTGTACCGCGCGTTGCGGCTGCTGGCCGATGCCGCGCGCAACGGGGCGGTCGCCGCGCTCGCGCGGGAAGGCGGGCTGCCGTCGACCCTGTGGGCCGGGCCCGAGTCGGTGGGCCGCGCCGTCCGCGAAGGCCGCGCGCCGGTGCAGGGCACGGTCCGGACGAAGCCGCTCGCGCTGCGCCTCGGCTTCTCCGGCGACGAGTACGGGTACGCGCTCGATCTGGGGATGCCGACACCGGTGGACAGCCTGTTCGACCTCGACCCGGAGTTCAAGCGCGAGTGCGTGTGGAGCGGTCCGGTGCTGCGCCCGTCCGGCCTGCTCGCCGACCGGGCGGGCCCGGTGGTCCGCACCCGCGGCGAGACGGGCGCGTGGTCGGGTGACAGCCATCGGATCGGGCTGACCGACAGCATGCTGAGCGAGTTCGCCGACCCGCGGGCCTCGCCGGAGTTGCTGGTGCTGCGCGAGCGGATCCGGTCGTGGCGCTTCTACGACCAGTTCCGCACGGACCCCGGCGCGCCCGCGCGGCAGTCGCGCATCGGCACCCGCACCCCGGTGCTGCACCACGACGGCACCGACCTCGCGGCGACCCTGCAGACGATCTACGAGGTCGGCGACCGCGACGGCCTGGCCACCGCCGTCGACGACGCCTTCCCCGGGTCGAGGCTGGTGGTCGACTCCGTCGGCGGACGGCTGGAGCTGTGCTTCCACCAGCACGGCCTGCTGCGCCCCCTCAGCGCGCCGGAGCTGTCCGACGGCACCCTGCGTTACCTGCTGTGGGTGGCCGCCCTGCTCAGCCCGCGCCCGCCGGAGCTGCTGGTGCTGAACGAGCCCGAAACGAGCCTGCACCCGGACCTGCTGCCCGCGCTCGCCGCCCTGATCACCCGCGCCGCGAAGACCACGCAGCTGGTTGTCGTCTCCCACGCCCGCCCTCTGGTCCATGCGCTGGAAACGATCGCCCCGGACGTCACCACGCTGGAGCTGGCCAAGGAATTCGGCGCCACGATCGTTGAAGGCCAGGGGAGATTGGACCAACCAGCCTGGCATTGGCCGAAACGGTGA
- a CDS encoding winged helix-turn-helix transcriptional regulator yields the protein MEKVNQKAKGPRSYGQFCALARSLDVVGDRWTLLIVRELLPGSMRYTELKTSLKGIATNLLSERLKTMEVNGIVERRLEGAGVGYALTPWGAGLREPMEALGRWGAPLLATGQGDDAFQPRWLTLALPALLRGATAAPPVELGIETDGFLMVLRVDEDGPSAFVPDRDPASVLTAAPDVVVGLATGAISIEQAVAAGEFRGDSNVLRTAFVPARADVTPQANGD from the coding sequence ATGGAAAAAGTCAATCAGAAGGCCAAGGGTCCGCGCTCCTACGGGCAGTTCTGCGCCCTCGCGCGCTCTCTGGACGTCGTCGGCGACCGGTGGACGCTGCTCATCGTGCGCGAGCTGCTGCCGGGTTCGATGCGCTACACAGAGCTGAAGACCTCGCTCAAGGGCATCGCGACGAACCTCCTGTCCGAGCGGCTGAAGACCATGGAGGTGAACGGGATCGTCGAGCGGCGTCTCGAGGGCGCGGGCGTCGGCTACGCCCTCACTCCATGGGGAGCGGGGCTGCGAGAGCCCATGGAGGCGCTCGGCCGGTGGGGCGCGCCGCTGCTGGCCACCGGCCAGGGCGACGACGCCTTCCAGCCGCGCTGGCTGACCCTGGCGCTTCCCGCCCTGCTCCGAGGCGCGACCGCCGCTCCTCCCGTCGAGCTCGGCATCGAGACGGACGGCTTCCTCATGGTCCTGAGAGTCGACGAAGACGGTCCGAGCGCATTCGTGCCCGATCGGGATCCGGCCTCGGTGCTCACTGCCGCTCCCGACGTGGTCGTCGGTCTGGCCACTGGAGCGATCAGCATCGAGCAGGCCGTCGCCGCCGGCGAGTTCCGGGGCGACTCGAACGTCCTCCGAACCGCGTTCGTCCCTGCTCGTGCGGACGTGACTCCACAGGCCAACGGTGACTGA
- a CDS encoding TetR/AcrR family transcriptional regulator, with protein sequence MSEEVEVSAPRTRNRWGEGDRLRGEILDAASRLLSELGGEDGLTIRGVARAVGIAPASIYQHFTDRSALVEGLVEYEFARLRAAMEAAEASEDPDDAMGRVRALVHAYCQFAMDNPGHYRLMTANGATRSSIEARPTASLPGIVDLLSAGFARCDAAGHALRVPAERAGVLAFVCAHGRVALFHNSPRRASAATVLPFVDELVSLVFA encoded by the coding sequence GTGTCGGAAGAGGTCGAGGTCAGCGCCCCTCGCACCCGCAACAGGTGGGGTGAGGGTGACCGGCTGCGCGGGGAGATCCTCGACGCGGCCAGTCGCCTGCTCTCGGAGCTCGGCGGCGAGGACGGCCTGACCATCCGCGGCGTCGCGCGTGCCGTCGGCATCGCCCCCGCGAGCATCTACCAGCACTTCACCGACCGGTCCGCGCTGGTCGAAGGGCTGGTGGAGTACGAGTTCGCCCGGCTGCGCGCCGCGATGGAGGCCGCCGAGGCGAGTGAGGACCCGGACGACGCCATGGGCCGGGTCCGCGCGCTGGTCCACGCCTACTGCCAGTTCGCCATGGACAACCCCGGCCACTACCGGCTGATGACGGCCAACGGTGCCACCCGGTCCTCGATCGAGGCGCGGCCGACGGCCTCGTTGCCGGGCATCGTCGACCTGCTCTCCGCCGGGTTCGCGCGCTGCGACGCCGCCGGCCACGCGCTGCGGGTTCCGGCGGAGCGCGCCGGCGTGCTCGCGTTCGTCTGCGCACACGGCCGCGTCGCCTTGTTCCACAACTCGCCGCGGCGCGCGAGCGCGGCCACGGTGCTGCCGTTCGTCGACGAGCTCGTCTCGCTCGTTTTCGCCTGA
- a CDS encoding DUF1761 domain-containing protein → MELSISWPAVVAAIVVGMAIAWVWYSDWGLAGGVWRKLTGVTKEDSASGGKGPFMVLVASIVVTALALAAASSIASGFFGTGSFWVALAVGLVAWLGFSLSTLAQHNGFEQKPVRLTVLNSAYQLVLFLGIAVPIGLLQ, encoded by the coding sequence GTGGAGCTGAGCATCAGCTGGCCGGCCGTCGTGGCCGCGATCGTGGTCGGCATGGCGATCGCCTGGGTCTGGTACAGCGACTGGGGGCTGGCCGGCGGCGTCTGGCGGAAGCTGACCGGGGTGACCAAAGAGGACTCCGCGAGCGGCGGCAAGGGGCCGTTCATGGTCCTGGTGGCGTCGATCGTCGTCACCGCGCTGGCTCTCGCAGCCGCCAGCTCCATCGCGTCCGGCTTCTTCGGCACCGGCTCCTTCTGGGTCGCCCTGGCGGTCGGACTCGTGGCGTGGCTCGGCTTCTCGCTGTCCACTCTGGCGCAGCACAACGGCTTCGAGCAGAAGCCGGTTCGGCTCACTGTGCTCAACAGCGCCTATCAGCTCGTGCTGTTCCTGGGCATAGCGGTCCCGATCGGGTTGCTGCAGTAG
- a CDS encoding SDR family oxidoreductase: MEIKGSVALVTGANRGLGRRFAAQLLERGAAKVYAAARNPESVDLPGVVPIKLDITDPASVRAAAELAGDVTLLVNNAGSSTGASFLGGSLEDARLEMDTHYFGTLVMAREFAPVLNRNGGGAILNVLSVLSWFTAPRVAAYSAAKAAGLQLTNGLRIELQDQGTQVTALHVGYMDTDMAAHVDGPKADPSDVAAQALDGVEKGDFEVVADEVSRRVRAGLSGDLAGQYPQLVS; this comes from the coding sequence ATGGAGATCAAGGGATCGGTCGCGTTGGTCACCGGCGCGAACCGCGGTCTGGGCCGCCGGTTCGCCGCGCAACTGCTGGAGCGCGGCGCCGCGAAGGTGTACGCCGCCGCGCGGAACCCGGAGTCCGTCGACCTGCCGGGCGTCGTGCCGATCAAGCTCGACATCACCGACCCCGCGTCGGTGCGCGCCGCGGCCGAGCTGGCCGGCGACGTGACGCTGCTCGTCAACAACGCGGGTTCGTCCACCGGCGCGTCCTTCCTCGGCGGCTCGCTCGAGGACGCCCGGCTTGAGATGGACACCCACTACTTCGGCACCCTGGTGATGGCGCGCGAGTTCGCGCCGGTGCTCAACCGCAACGGCGGCGGCGCGATCCTGAACGTGCTGTCGGTGCTCTCGTGGTTCACCGCGCCGCGCGTGGCCGCGTACTCCGCCGCGAAGGCCGCGGGGCTGCAGCTCACCAACGGTCTGCGCATCGAACTCCAGGACCAGGGCACACAGGTCACCGCGCTGCACGTCGGCTACATGGACACCGACATGGCGGCCCACGTCGACGGTCCGAAGGCCGATCCCTCGGACGTCGCGGCTCAGGCGCTGGACGGCGTCGAGAAGGGTGACTTCGAGGTCGTCGCCGACGAGGTCAGCCGACGCGTGCGGGCCGGGCTGTCGGGTGATCTCGCCGGGCAGTACCCACAGCTGGTGTCCTGA
- a CDS encoding winged helix-turn-helix transcriptional regulator: MGRRSDWTGTPCPTARGADALGEPWTLLLLRDAHAGVTRFEQFRARLGIADNVLSARLARMVETGLFTRVPYRDGGRTRYEYRLTPAGADTLPILHAIAAWGDAHTSSPAASEPMRLVHTPCGHSTRPGETCDHCGTAIERADLRLVETWQHHLDLPLAEPVG, translated from the coding sequence ATGGGCCGTCGAAGCGACTGGACCGGCACGCCCTGTCCCACCGCCCGCGGCGCCGACGCGCTCGGCGAACCGTGGACGCTGCTGCTCCTGCGCGACGCGCACGCGGGCGTCACGCGGTTCGAGCAGTTCCGCGCGAGGCTGGGAATCGCGGACAACGTGCTCTCCGCGCGGCTGGCCCGGATGGTCGAAACCGGCCTGTTCACGCGCGTGCCGTACCGCGATGGCGGCCGGACCCGGTACGAGTACCGGCTCACCCCGGCCGGCGCCGACACCCTGCCGATCCTGCACGCGATCGCTGCCTGGGGCGACGCGCACACGTCGTCACCCGCCGCCTCGGAGCCGATGCGGCTGGTGCACACGCCGTGCGGGCACTCGACGCGCCCCGGCGAGACCTGCGACCACTGCGGCACCGCGATCGAGCGGGCCGACCTGCGCCTGGTCGAAACCTGGCAGCACCACCTCGACTTGCCACTGGCCGAGCCGGTCGGCTGA
- a CDS encoding snapalysin family zinc-dependent metalloprotease — protein MSRKFLLSGAIALAFAAAPLVSGTATAAPATGQQAAAVTTVYYSTSGAPTFRSAINAGAANWNNSVTNVKLVERSSGASLRYTEGNDPRGSYAQTDGHGSGTIFIDYAQAQQYNQTRITAHETGHVLGLPDHYSGPCSELMSGGGPGPSCTNALPNSQERSRVNSLWANGFRVDMTAPQQRIYEELPVLTH, from the coding sequence ATGTCGAGGAAGTTTCTGCTGTCCGGCGCGATCGCACTGGCCTTCGCCGCCGCCCCGCTGGTCTCCGGCACGGCCACCGCCGCCCCGGCCACCGGCCAGCAGGCCGCCGCGGTCACCACGGTGTACTACAGCACGTCCGGTGCCCCGACCTTCCGCTCCGCCATCAACGCGGGCGCGGCCAACTGGAACAACTCCGTGACGAACGTGAAGCTGGTCGAACGGTCTTCGGGCGCGTCGCTGCGCTACACCGAGGGCAACGACCCGCGGGGCTCCTACGCCCAGACCGACGGTCACGGCAGCGGCACCATCTTCATCGACTACGCCCAGGCGCAGCAGTACAACCAGACCCGCATCACCGCGCACGAGACCGGCCACGTGCTCGGGCTCCCCGACCACTACTCGGGCCCGTGCTCGGAGCTGATGTCGGGCGGCGGCCCCGGCCCGTCGTGCACCAACGCCCTGCCGAACTCGCAGGAGCGCTCACGCGTGAACTCCCTGTGGGCCAACGGTTTCCGCGTCGACATGACGGCGCCGCAGCAGCGCATCTACGAGGAGCTGCCGGTACTGACCCACTGA
- a CDS encoding TetR/AcrR family transcriptional regulator — translation MVVFAGQGDGRRSMELLWRTGVAARTAPGPKPGLSVARIVSAAIEVADADGMAALSMRAVGDRLGRTAMALYTYVPGKSELIDLMYDHVLGELRDDHDLSSGWRPAMVELARELGEFHLRHPWLLQVSYARPVLGPGEFRMQQVLLRVLLATGLPAARVRRIFGALLHVVRGSVQIAAESRQAARETGRSEEDWWYSRSALLGELVPDFADRYPLVASLGEGQTPPPAPSDTGSYLEREAWLSLDAGVELLLDGIETAIARQS, via the coding sequence GTGGTCGTGTTCGCCGGGCAGGGGGACGGTCGCCGTTCGATGGAGCTGTTGTGGCGCACGGGTGTCGCGGCCAGGACGGCGCCTGGGCCGAAGCCGGGGCTGAGCGTCGCCCGCATCGTGTCCGCCGCCATCGAGGTCGCCGACGCCGACGGCATGGCGGCGCTGTCCATGCGCGCGGTCGGCGACCGGCTGGGGCGCACCGCGATGGCGCTTTACACCTATGTGCCCGGCAAGAGCGAGCTGATCGACCTGATGTACGACCACGTGCTGGGCGAGCTGCGCGACGACCACGACCTGTCGTCCGGCTGGCGGCCCGCGATGGTCGAGCTGGCGCGTGAGCTGGGGGAGTTCCACCTGCGGCACCCGTGGCTGCTGCAGGTGTCGTACGCGCGGCCGGTGCTGGGGCCGGGGGAGTTCCGGATGCAGCAGGTCCTGCTGCGCGTGCTGCTGGCGACGGGGCTGCCGGCCGCCCGGGTGCGCCGGATCTTCGGCGCGCTGCTCCACGTCGTGCGCGGCTCGGTCCAGATCGCCGCCGAATCCCGCCAGGCCGCGCGCGAGACGGGCCGGTCGGAGGAGGACTGGTGGTACTCGCGCTCGGCGTTGCTGGGCGAGCTGGTCCCGGACTTCGCCGACCGGTACCCGCTGGTCGCGAGCCTGGGCGAGGGCCAGACCCCGCCGCCCGCCCCGTCGGACACCGGGTCCTACCTGGAACGCGAGGCGTGGCTCAGCCTGGACGCCGGCGTGGAACTCCTGCTGGACGGCATCGAAACGGCCATCGCGCGGCAGTCCTGA
- a CDS encoding fibronectin type III domain-containing protein encodes MVVRPTSGRAGRRKFSVLAASVLMLSAIQIPAASAAPAPAPVPAEPSAARPDAQLAQKPYMGWSSWSLESTNYPGVNPTGSASWLTEKNVLQQADILAAKFKQHGYDHLNLDAGWLGSFDQYARPVVDAKKFPDGMKYVADYVHRKGLKLGSYLAVGLDMKAYNAGNSPIFGTTGCHTRDLVYPDLRQTSGWDNQSYQIDFATPCAQAYIQSEANLLASWGVDFLKLDGVGPGSFRGGAQYDNTADVKAWSAALKKTGRPIEFILSWSLSHDRMDVWKPNANGWRIDTDVECYCDTLVTWNNSVKGRWNDVVQYIPDAGPGHWNNLDSLDVGSGKMDGITEAERQSYMTLWAIESAPLYLGDDLTQLDDYGVKLLTNDEVIAVDQAGVPAKPVSQKSDQQVWYARNADGSYTVALFNLGSAPAKVTADFGDFGLTGTAKARDLWSHQELGPQNGSFSATLPAHGSKLLRLTPVNPVLLPAPAVVHGTASTPSSISLAWDGSGNRATGYDVFAGGRKVASVTGTSVTVGGLKPSTSYGFTVVARDRFGRSSAPGTAVSYVTPAATGPVVYEAEAGSLSGGASVFDCTCSGGKKVGYVGGSGQLTMNNIKAAKEGTYLVRLGYVDGDTSRSAVVTVNGSAFNLPVPGSNDNDWSTARAITVPVHLMAGDNQVVFGNPGDSAFDVDQITV; translated from the coding sequence ATGGTTGTCAGGCCAACATCGGGCAGGGCCGGGAGGCGGAAGTTCAGCGTCCTCGCCGCGTCGGTGCTGATGCTGTCGGCGATCCAGATCCCGGCCGCCTCGGCGGCGCCGGCCCCGGCACCGGTCCCAGCTGAGCCAAGCGCGGCACGGCCCGATGCCCAGCTGGCGCAGAAGCCCTACATGGGCTGGAGCAGCTGGAGTCTCGAGTCCACGAACTACCCCGGCGTCAACCCGACCGGCTCGGCCAGCTGGCTGACCGAGAAGAACGTGTTGCAGCAGGCCGACATCCTCGCCGCGAAGTTCAAGCAGCACGGCTACGACCACCTCAACCTCGACGCGGGCTGGCTGGGCTCCTTCGACCAGTACGCGCGCCCGGTCGTCGACGCCAAGAAGTTCCCCGACGGCATGAAGTACGTCGCCGACTACGTGCACCGGAAGGGCCTGAAGCTCGGCTCCTACCTCGCGGTCGGCCTCGACATGAAGGCCTACAACGCCGGCAACTCCCCGATCTTCGGCACCACCGGCTGCCACACCCGTGACCTCGTCTACCCCGACCTGCGCCAGACCAGCGGCTGGGACAACCAGTCGTACCAGATCGATTTCGCCACCCCGTGCGCCCAGGCGTACATCCAGTCCGAGGCGAACCTGCTCGCGAGCTGGGGCGTGGACTTCCTGAAGCTGGACGGCGTCGGCCCCGGCTCGTTCCGCGGCGGCGCGCAGTACGACAACACCGCCGACGTGAAGGCGTGGTCCGCGGCGCTGAAGAAGACCGGGCGGCCGATCGAGTTCATCCTGTCCTGGTCGCTGAGCCACGACCGGATGGACGTGTGGAAGCCGAACGCCAACGGCTGGCGCATCGACACCGACGTCGAGTGCTACTGCGACACCCTGGTCACCTGGAACAACTCGGTGAAGGGCCGCTGGAACGACGTCGTCCAGTACATCCCCGACGCCGGCCCCGGCCACTGGAACAACCTCGACTCCCTCGACGTCGGCAGCGGCAAGATGGACGGCATCACCGAAGCCGAGCGGCAGAGCTACATGACGTTGTGGGCCATCGAATCCGCGCCGCTGTACCTCGGCGACGACCTGACCCAGCTCGACGACTACGGCGTCAAGCTGCTCACCAACGACGAGGTCATCGCCGTCGACCAGGCCGGGGTGCCAGCCAAGCCGGTGAGCCAGAAGAGCGACCAGCAGGTCTGGTACGCCCGCAACGCCGACGGCAGCTACACCGTGGCGCTGTTCAACCTCGGTTCGGCGCCGGCGAAGGTGACCGCGGACTTCGGCGACTTCGGCCTCACCGGCACGGCGAAGGCGCGCGACCTGTGGAGTCATCAGGAATTGGGGCCACAGAACGGTTCCTTCAGCGCCACCCTGCCGGCGCACGGCTCGAAGCTGCTGCGTCTCACGCCGGTGAACCCAGTGCTGCTCCCGGCACCGGCCGTCGTCCACGGCACTGCTTCGACGCCGTCCAGCATCTCGCTGGCCTGGGACGGTTCGGGGAATCGGGCCACCGGTTACGACGTGTTCGCCGGCGGCCGGAAGGTCGCTTCGGTGACCGGCACGAGCGTGACGGTGGGCGGCCTCAAACCCTCGACCTCGTACGGCTTCACGGTGGTGGCCCGCGACCGGTTCGGCCGCAGTTCCGCGCCGGGCACCGCCGTGTCGTACGTGACGCCCGCGGCGACCGGGCCGGTGGTCTACGAGGCGGAGGCGGGCAGCCTGAGCGGCGGCGCGTCCGTCTTCGACTGCACCTGCTCCGGCGGCAAGAAGGTCGGTTACGTCGGCGGCAGCGGCCAGCTGACGATGAACAACATCAAGGCGGCCAAGGAAGGCACCTACCTGGTGCGGCTGGGTTACGTCGACGGCGACACCAGCCGCTCGGCCGTGGTCACGGTGAACGGCAGCGCGTTCAACCTGCCGGTGCCCGGCAGCAACGACAACGACTGGAGCACCGCCCGGGCCATCACGGTGCCGGTGCACCTGATGGCCGGGGACAACCAGGTCGTCTTCGGCAATCCCGGCGACAGCGCGTTCGACGTCGACCAGATCACCGTCTAG
- a CDS encoding PDR/VanB family oxidoreductase: MELPVTARQLRWEAAGVVSVELAREDGGALPEWRPGAHVELVLPTGISRQYSLCGSPDDRSSYRIGVRRDPRSRGGSEYVHTFLRPGQTVRIRGPRDNFGFSRAEEYLFIAGGIGITPILPMARQAAEWGVPWRLAYGGHTADSMAFRAELEALGPFGFHASDRTGRLPLTELLEEPRGAVYACGPEPLLEAVEKGTAHWPAGSLHLERFKPRPRPPRPDTAVEVVCARSARTVPVPADRSVLRALEDAGLPVEGSCREGVCGTCRTKVLEGVPDHRDDILSEDEQARGDVMFPCVSRALTPKLVLDV, translated from the coding sequence ATGGAGCTTCCCGTGACCGCCCGGCAGCTGCGCTGGGAAGCGGCCGGCGTCGTGTCCGTCGAGCTGGCGCGCGAGGACGGCGGGGCGCTGCCCGAGTGGCGGCCCGGCGCGCACGTCGAACTCGTGCTGCCGACCGGCATCAGCAGGCAGTACTCGCTGTGCGGCTCGCCGGACGACCGGTCGAGCTACCGCATCGGCGTGCGGCGGGACCCGCGCAGCCGCGGCGGTTCGGAGTACGTGCACACGTTCCTGCGGCCCGGGCAGACGGTGCGGATCCGGGGCCCGCGCGACAACTTCGGGTTCAGCCGCGCCGAGGAGTACCTGTTCATCGCGGGCGGCATCGGGATCACGCCGATCCTGCCGATGGCGCGCCAGGCCGCCGAGTGGGGCGTGCCGTGGCGGCTGGCGTACGGCGGGCACACGGCGGACTCGATGGCCTTCCGCGCGGAGCTGGAAGCATTGGGCCCCTTCGGTTTCCACGCGTCGGACCGGACCGGGCGGCTGCCGTTGACGGAGCTGCTGGAGGAACCGCGCGGCGCGGTCTACGCGTGCGGTCCGGAGCCGCTGCTCGAAGCCGTCGAAAAGGGGACGGCGCACTGGCCGGCCGGCTCGCTGCACCTGGAGCGGTTCAAGCCGCGGCCCCGTCCGCCCCGGCCCGACACCGCAGTCGAGGTCGTGTGCGCGCGATCCGCGCGGACGGTGCCGGTGCCCGCCGACCGGAGCGTCCTGCGCGCGTTGGAGGACGCCGGGCTGCCGGTCGAGGGCTCGTGCCGCGAAGGCGTGTGCGGGACCTGCCGGACGAAGGTGCTCGAAGGCGTCCCCGACCACCGCGACGACATCCTGTCCGAAGACGAGCAGGCGCGCGGCGACGTGATGTTCCCGTGCGTTTCCCGCGCGCTGACCCCGAAGCTGGTGCTTGATGTCTGA